One genomic region from Euzebya tangerina encodes:
- a CDS encoding o-succinylbenzoate synthase encodes MITETHAVRIPLRVTFRRVDSRTALLIRGEAGWGEFSPFPEYPPQVTAWWWRAAQEAATEGWPAPLRNAIPVNTTVPAMDPERAHAMVRASGCRTAKVKVAERGQSLAHDEARVEAVRDALGPDGHVRVDANAAWDADQAVAALRVLDRAAGGLQYAEQPCSTLEEMAAVRRRIDVPLAADESIRTAEDPLRVAGLEAADVVVVKVQPLGGVRRALRVVEAAGLPAVVSSAIETSVGLAAGAALAAALPELPYACGLGTATLLEGDVTHAPRLPVDGRIPVGPVEVNDGLVEEWAAPPSADIHDRYLAAAAAVGAAASDGHHGSGGREPSGSDRDSARGGPAHA; translated from the coding sequence GTGATCACCGAGACCCACGCCGTCCGGATCCCCCTCCGGGTGACCTTCCGGCGCGTCGACAGCCGGACGGCGCTGCTCATCCGAGGTGAGGCGGGGTGGGGGGAGTTCTCGCCCTTCCCCGAGTACCCACCACAAGTGACGGCCTGGTGGTGGCGGGCGGCCCAGGAGGCGGCGACCGAGGGTTGGCCGGCCCCGCTGCGGAACGCCATCCCGGTCAACACCACGGTTCCAGCCATGGACCCCGAGCGCGCCCACGCGATGGTCCGCGCCAGTGGGTGTCGGACCGCCAAGGTGAAGGTCGCCGAGCGTGGGCAGTCGTTGGCGCATGACGAGGCGAGAGTCGAGGCCGTGCGGGACGCACTCGGGCCCGACGGGCACGTGCGGGTCGATGCCAACGCCGCCTGGGACGCCGATCAGGCGGTGGCGGCACTCCGCGTCCTCGACCGCGCCGCGGGTGGGCTGCAGTACGCCGAGCAGCCCTGTTCGACGTTGGAGGAGATGGCGGCCGTGCGTCGTCGGATCGACGTGCCGTTGGCGGCGGACGAGTCCATCCGGACCGCCGAGGACCCGCTGCGGGTGGCCGGTCTGGAGGCTGCGGACGTCGTGGTCGTCAAGGTCCAGCCGCTGGGCGGGGTCCGTCGGGCGCTGCGGGTGGTTGAGGCGGCCGGGCTACCGGCGGTGGTGTCCTCGGCCATCGAGACCTCGGTCGGGCTGGCGGCCGGGGCGGCCCTCGCGGCTGCGCTGCCCGAGCTTCCGTATGCCTGCGGTCTGGGGACGGCGACCCTGCTCGAGGGGGACGTCACCCACGCACCACGGCTGCCCGTGGACGGCCGCATCCCGGTCGGGCCCGTCGAGGTGAACGACGGTCTGGTGGAGGAGTGGGCCGCGCCGCCGTCCGCAGACATCCACGACCGGTACCTGGCGGCGGCGGCCGCCGTCGGCGCGGCAGCCAGCGACGGGCATCACGGTAGCGGCGGGCGCGAACCCTCTGGCTCGGACCGGGACTCGGCGCGGGGCGGTCCTGCGCATGCGTGA
- a CDS encoding 1,4-dihydroxy-2-naphthoate polyprenyltransferase produces MNVYLEAARPKTLTAAVAPVAVGTAAASTFVAWRALGALVVAVSVQVAVNYANDYFDGVAGVDTEARVGPRRAVASGLIEPRAMKRAIGVSLVVTAVAGLALAAATTWWLVAVGGLCFLAALGYSGGPKPYASLALGELFVFVFFGLVATVGSAYVQDERIVRTAVIAAFPVGFFAVAILVANNLRDIPTDGPAGKRTLAVVLGDGATRQLFLLLFVLAFAFLGVISLSAGSLWPLLALVAVPLSARPLELVRNGAEGPELIEVLAGTARVQLVFSLALTVGLVVGNLTS; encoded by the coding sequence GTGAACGTCTACCTCGAGGCGGCCCGGCCGAAGACCTTGACTGCCGCGGTGGCCCCGGTGGCGGTCGGGACGGCCGCTGCGAGCACGTTCGTGGCGTGGCGGGCGCTCGGGGCGTTGGTGGTGGCCGTCTCGGTCCAGGTGGCCGTCAACTACGCCAACGACTACTTCGACGGTGTGGCGGGCGTCGACACCGAGGCGCGGGTGGGCCCTCGTCGGGCCGTCGCCTCCGGGCTCATCGAGCCCCGGGCCATGAAGCGCGCGATCGGCGTGTCCCTGGTGGTCACGGCGGTGGCGGGGCTCGCGCTGGCGGCGGCGACCACGTGGTGGTTGGTGGCGGTTGGGGGGCTGTGCTTCCTGGCCGCGCTGGGGTACTCGGGTGGGCCGAAGCCCTACGCCTCGTTGGCCCTCGGTGAGCTGTTCGTCTTCGTCTTCTTCGGGCTGGTTGCAACCGTGGGCAGTGCCTACGTGCAGGACGAGCGGATCGTCCGGACCGCCGTCATCGCCGCCTTCCCCGTCGGCTTCTTCGCCGTGGCGATCCTGGTCGCGAACAACCTGCGGGACATCCCCACGGACGGTCCGGCGGGCAAGCGGACCCTGGCCGTCGTGCTGGGGGATGGCGCGACCCGGCAGCTGTTCCTGCTGCTGTTCGTGCTCGCCTTCGCCTTCCTCGGTGTGATCAGTCTCTCGGCCGGATCGTTGTGGCCGCTGCTCGCGCTGGTGGCGGTGCCATTGTCGGCCAGGCCGCTGGAGCTGGTCCGCAACGGAGCCGAGGGCCCCGAGCTGATCGAGGTCCTGGCTGGCACCGCACGGGTGCAGCTGGTGTTCTCCCTGGCGCTGACCGTGGGCCTCGTGGTGGGGAACCTGACCTCGTGA
- a CDS encoding class I adenylate-forming enzyme family protein, translating to MPDRSPTSAGRLLLAVPATATDLLPHLEAAWDGGPAILPLDPRLPLKRRSALLAGVNPGAVVKPDGPVTLPFGVDVPDDVVAVVPTSGSTGHPKAVMLTRHALEASVRRGLDRTDADPDVPWLCCLPVSHIAGLLVLLRGIVTGTPAILHDTFDPDRIAALDQPVHLAVVPTMLRRLVAAGVAPDRHTTVLVGGARVPEVLRQQVPHLTATYGMTETAGGCVYDGIPLAGVEVSESDAGRLVIGGPTVMAGYHLPGAGVHGDGIGLTPDGRFETEDVGRVAPDGTVEVLGRADDVIITGGEKVVAAQVAARIEEHPAVVEAVVIGVPDEEWGQRVVAVVVPAQVGAILSLALLRSFVADAMPRYAAPQDLVVTNTLPRLPNGKLDRQNLVRSVADR from the coding sequence GTGCCCGACCGTTCTCCCACCTCCGCGGGGCGCCTGCTCCTGGCCGTCCCCGCGACGGCGACCGACCTGCTCCCCCACCTCGAAGCTGCCTGGGACGGCGGGCCGGCCATCCTCCCGCTGGACCCGCGACTCCCGCTGAAGCGCCGCAGCGCGTTGCTCGCCGGTGTCAATCCCGGCGCCGTGGTCAAGCCGGACGGCCCGGTCACGCTGCCGTTCGGTGTGGACGTTCCCGACGACGTGGTCGCCGTCGTGCCGACCAGCGGATCGACCGGCCACCCGAAAGCCGTCATGCTCACCCGGCATGCGCTCGAGGCAAGCGTCCGTCGCGGCCTCGACCGGACCGATGCCGACCCGGACGTCCCCTGGCTGTGCTGCCTCCCGGTCAGTCACATCGCGGGGCTGCTGGTGCTGTTGCGCGGCATCGTCACGGGCACGCCAGCGATCCTGCACGACACCTTCGACCCAGATCGCATCGCCGCGCTCGACCAACCGGTCCACCTGGCGGTGGTACCCACGATGCTCCGGCGGCTGGTTGCTGCCGGCGTGGCACCTGACCGGCACACGACGGTCTTGGTCGGGGGGGCGCGGGTCCCCGAGGTACTCCGCCAGCAGGTGCCCCACCTGACGGCGACGTACGGGATGACCGAGACAGCTGGCGGGTGCGTCTACGACGGGATCCCGCTGGCGGGCGTGGAGGTGTCGGAGAGCGACGCCGGCCGTCTCGTGATCGGTGGCCCCACGGTGATGGCCGGCTACCACCTGCCTGGCGCCGGCGTCCACGGCGACGGGATCGGGCTGACTCCGGATGGGCGCTTCGAGACCGAGGACGTCGGACGGGTTGCCCCGGACGGCACCGTGGAGGTGCTGGGCCGGGCCGACGACGTCATCATCACCGGTGGGGAGAAGGTGGTGGCCGCACAGGTCGCCGCGCGAATCGAGGAGCACCCGGCTGTCGTCGAAGCCGTCGTCATCGGCGTCCCCGACGAGGAGTGGGGCCAGCGGGTGGTGGCCGTCGTCGTCCCCGCGCAGGTCGGGGCGATCCTCTCCCTGGCGCTGCTCCGCTCCTTCGTCGCCGACGCGATGCCCCGGTACGCCGCCCCCCAGGACCTGGTCGTGACCAACACGCTTCCGCGGCTGCCGAACGGCAAGTTGGACCGCCAGAACCTCGTCCGCTCCGTCGCCGATCGGTGA
- a CDS encoding cell wall-binding repeat-containing protein yields the protein MTTDTPPDSRRRVRRRDPEDQQGWGDVPISSLEHPYVRLLQVILFALVIVLGLNALGLLDPQPLTVDVTRITGEDPVSASASVARQSHPGDAPIVVIAGTEALADGVVATGLAGALDAPILLNGTDALDPQILDVMRELDVAEAVLIGGVNALSGDFEATLEEDLEIEVTRLAGASRFDTAGLVADLFAQETDPAEINGLPSALIVPAENVSAGLEAGSLAASRATPLPILISQEGRLPAPTLSAIDRLGIEQLFVVPADASGQGQIGQDFDGPIQIVQGRNGAAQIAIDVRDFRPPRVVVVPPDDQARTLVAGPLAGRESGVILTADSATQWLATNCGTVDDIFVIAEPSIIGDELIAEAEAAATQCPEE from the coding sequence GTGACCACGGACACACCACCTGACTCCCGTCGGAGGGTTCGGCGCCGCGATCCCGAGGACCAACAGGGGTGGGGCGACGTCCCCATCTCCTCACTCGAGCACCCCTACGTGCGGCTGCTGCAGGTCATCCTCTTCGCCCTCGTCATCGTCCTCGGGTTGAACGCGCTCGGGCTGTTGGATCCGCAGCCACTGACCGTCGACGTCACCCGGATCACCGGCGAGGACCCCGTCAGCGCCTCCGCCTCGGTGGCCCGGCAGAGCCACCCCGGCGACGCGCCCATTGTGGTCATCGCCGGCACCGAGGCGTTGGCCGACGGCGTCGTCGCAACCGGCCTCGCCGGCGCCCTCGACGCGCCCATCCTGCTGAACGGCACCGACGCGCTGGACCCGCAGATCCTCGACGTGATGCGCGAACTCGATGTCGCCGAGGCCGTCCTGATCGGTGGCGTCAACGCCCTCTCGGGGGACTTCGAGGCGACCCTCGAGGAGGACCTCGAGATCGAGGTGACCCGTCTGGCAGGCGCCTCGCGCTTCGATACCGCCGGCCTGGTCGCCGACCTGTTTGCCCAGGAGACCGACCCGGCCGAGATCAACGGGCTGCCGTCCGCACTCATCGTGCCCGCCGAGAACGTCTCAGCGGGTCTGGAAGCCGGCAGTCTGGCGGCCTCACGGGCCACCCCCCTGCCCATCCTGATCTCCCAGGAGGGTCGCCTGCCCGCGCCGACGCTGTCGGCCATCGACCGGCTCGGCATCGAGCAGCTCTTCGTCGTCCCGGCCGACGCCAGCGGCCAGGGCCAGATCGGGCAGGACTTCGACGGCCCGATCCAGATCGTCCAGGGTCGCAACGGTGCGGCCCAGATCGCGATCGACGTCCGGGACTTCCGGCCGCCACGCGTCGTGGTGGTGCCGCCGGACGACCAGGCCAGGACGCTCGTTGCCGGGCCGCTCGCGGGCCGTGAGTCCGGCGTCATCCTGACCGCCGACAGCGCCACCCAGTGGCTCGCGACCAACTGCGGCACCGTCGACGACATCTTCGTCATCGCCGAGCCCAGCATCATCGGTGATGAGTTGATCGCAGAGGCGGAGGCTGCGGCGACCCAGTGTCCGGAGGAGTAG